The Triticum aestivum cultivar Chinese Spring chromosome 7B, IWGSC CS RefSeq v2.1, whole genome shotgun sequence genome window below encodes:
- the LOC123155571 gene encoding DNA-directed RNA polymerase II subunit RPB1 has product MDARFPYSPAEVAKAQLLQFGILSPDEIRQMSVAAIEHAETMERGKAKPGGLGDPRLGTIEEKIKCDTCMAGMAECPGHFGHLELAKPMFHIGFIKTVLSIMRCVCFNCSKILADEEDTKFKQALKISNPKNRLRRIYDACKSKKTCAGGDELEVQDEQDTDEPVKKRGGCGAQQPSITVDGMKMVAEFEATKKKTDDQDQLPELVERKQILSAERVLNVLKRISHEDCLLLGLNPKCARPDWMILQVLPIPPPHVRPSVTMDTSSSTEDDLTRQLATIIRHNENLRRQERNGAPAHIITEFAQLLQFHIATYFGDDLPGQPRGTQHSGRPIKSICSRLKAKEGWIRGNLMGKRVDFSARTVVTPDPNINIDQLGVPWSIALNLTYPETVTPYNIERLKELVEYGPHPPPGKTGAKYIIREDGQRVDLRYVKKSSDQHLQLGYKVERHLNDGDFVLFNRQPSLHKMSIMGHRIKIMPCSTFRLNLSVTSPYNADFDADEMNMHVPQSFETTAVVLELMMVSKCIVSPQANIPAMGIVQDTLLGCRKITERDTLIEKDVFMNMLMWWEDFDGKVPAPAILKPRPIWTGKQVFNLIIPKLINSISFSAWHAETECGFITPGDTMVRIEKGELLSGTLCKKTLGTSTGSLIRVIWEEAGPDAALKFLGHTQSLVNYWLLQNGFSIGIGDAIADADTMEKIDETIGTAKNDVKELIKQAQEKNLEPEPGLTMMESFENRVNQILSKAYDDAGSSAQKGLSESNNLKAMVTAGSNGSFTNISQMTACLGQQKIEGKRIPFGFVDRTLPHFTKDDYGPESRGFVGNSYLRGLTPQEFFFHAMVSREGLIDAAVKTPRQYSVEAREGHGGHHGEI; this is encoded by the exons ATGGACGCGAGGTTCCCGTACTCGCCGGCCGAGGTGGCCAAGGCGCAGCTCCTGCAGTTCGGCATCCTCAGCCCGGATGAAATC AGACAAATGTCAGTGGCGGCAATAGAGCATGCAGAGACTATGGAGAGGGGAAAGGCGAAGCCTGGGGGTTTGGGTGACCCTCGTTTGGGTACTATTGAGGAGAAGATCAAGTGTGATACATGTATGGCTGGGATGGCTGAGTGCCCGGGCCACTTTGGCCACCTTGAGCTTGCAAAGCCAATGTTCCACATCGGCTTCATCAAGACTGTACTCTCCATAATGAGATGTGTGTGCTTCAACTGTTCCAAGATCCTGGCAGATGAGGAGGATACCAAGTTCAAGCAGGCTCTGAAAATCAGTAACCCAAAAAATAGATTAAGAAGAATATATGATGCTTGCAAGAGCAAAAAGACTTGTGCTGGGGGTGATGAACTTGAGGTTCAAGATGAGCAGGACACTGATGAGCCAGTAAAGAAAAGAGGTGGTTGTGGTGCTCAGCAGCCAAGTATCACAGTTGATGGTATGAAGATGGTTGCAGAGTTTGAAGCAACAAAGAAGAAAACTGATGATCAAGATCAACTCCCTGAACTAGTGGAGCGAAAGCAAATTCTCTCTGCCGAGAGGGTCCTTAATGTTCTCAAGCGTATAAGTCATGAGGACTGTCTTTTGTTGGGCCTGAATCCTAAATGCGCTCGTCCTGATTGGATGATACTGCAAGTCCTTCCGATTCCTCCACCTCACGTGAGACCATCTGTCACGATGGATACTTCCTCCAGTACTGAGGATGATTTGACTCGTCAATTAGCGACGATAATTCGACATAATGAGAATTTGAGGAGGCAAGAGAGAAATGGAGCCCCAGCTCACATTATAACAGAGTTTGCTCAGCTGTTGCAGTTTCACATTGCAACGTACTTCGGCGATGATCTTCCTGGACAACCAAGGGGCACTCAGCATTCTGGAAGGCCTATAAAGTCAATTTGCAGCAGGCTGAAAGCAAAAGAAGGTTGGATTAGAGGAAACTTAATGGGCAAGCGTGTTGATTTCTCAGCTCGTACTGTCGTCACACCAGATCCGAACATCAACATTGATCAATTGGGGGTGCCTTGGAGTATTGCTTTGAATCTGACATACCCAGAAACTGTCACTCCATATAACATCGAGAGGTTGAAAGAGCTAGTAGAATATGGGCCGCACCCTCCCCCAGGGAAGACTGGTGCAAAGTACATTATCAGGGAAGATGGTCAGAGAGTGGATCTTCGCTATGTGAAGAAAAGTAGTGATCAGCATTTGCAGCTGGGTTACAAGGTGGAAAGACACCTCAATGATGGAGATTTTGTCCTTTTCAACCGGCAACCAAGCCTTCACAAAATGTCTATCATGGGGCATCGTATTAAAATTATGCCCTGCTCAACTTTCCGCCTGAACTTGTCTGTCACATCACCGTACAATGCAGATTTTGATGCGGatgaaatgaatatgcatgttccTCAGTCATTCGAGACCACAGCTGTAGTTTTAGAGTTGATGATGGTTTCAAAATGCATTGTCTCACCTCAAGCGAATATACCTGCTATGGGTATTGTCCAGGACACACTTCTTGGGTGTCGAAAAATCACCGAAAGGGACACTCTTATTGAAAAGGATGTATTTATGAACATGTTAATGTGGTGGGAAGATTTTGATGGGAAGGTCCCTGCCCCTGCCATTTTGAAACCAAGGCCGATTTGGACTGGCAAACAAGTTTTCAACTTGATTATCCCCAAGCTAATCAATTCAATAAGTTTTTCAGCCTGGCATGCTGAAACAGAGTGTGGATTTATTACTCCTGGTGATACTATGGTCCGGATAGAGAAGGGAGAGCTTCTATCTGGCACACTTTGCAAAAAAACACTTGGGACATCAACTGGAAGTCTCATTCGTGTTATTTGGGAAGAGGCAGGGCCAGATGCTGCACTGAAGTTCTTGGGTCATACACAGTCGCTGGTCAACTACTGGCTTCTGCAAAACGGTTTCAGTATTGGTATTGGAGATGCAATTGCAGATGCAGATACTATGGAGAAGATTGATGAGACAATTGGAACAGCTAAGAATGATGTGAAGGAGCTTATTaagcaagcacaagagaagaactTGGAACCTGAGCCAGGACTCACAATGATGGAATCATTTGAAAACCGAGTAAATCAGATTCTCAGCAAGGCTTATGATGATGCTGGGAGTAGTGCTCAGAAGGGTTTGTCTGAGAGCAACAATTTGAAAGCCATGGTCACTGCAGGCTCGAATGGCAGTTTCACTAATATTTCACAAATGACCGCTTGTCTCGGGCAGCAGAAAATTGAGGGCAAGCGGATTCCGTTTGGTTTTGTTGATCGTACATTACCCCACTTCACGAAAGATGACTACGGCCCCGAAAGTCGTGGGTTTGTTGGGAACTCTTACCTTCGAGGTCTGACACCACAGGAGTTTTTCTTCCATGCTATGGTTAGTAGAGAAGGTTTGATTGATGCTGCTGTTAAAACTCCGAGACAGTATTCAGTGGAGGCCCGTGAAGGCCATGGaggacatcatggtgaaatatga